The Brassica napus cultivar Da-Ae chromosome C7, Da-Ae, whole genome shotgun sequence genomic interval TGTCCACTCGGGAAGCTTTTGTGACCTTCCTTGACTTCTCCTGGTTCACCATGGCATACCACACCGCCCAAAGCATCGTACAGCTCTTTCCCGTCAGGGAAGCAACGCCAGTAGAAGTTAGGACGAGGACGTCCTGTTGCTAGCTTAATCGAGTCTGTAATGATACCAGTTATCAAAACGGTGAAGAGTAAGCCGATGATGCTGTGGTGCAGATCGTAAACACATGTTCGTTTCACGTAGAAGCAGACGAATATTATGATAGGAAGCAGAACAGCGTAGATTGGGACGGACCAAACGGGGATGGTGTTGTCGTTGAAAGGGTACTTGAGATCTGTCATCATGTCTTTACCGACGTATCTGTAGAAAGGAGAGATGAGTTGCAAGCCGATCTCGATGGCCACCAGGATCACGAGTATGATCCAGTCGTGTTTGTGTTTGGAGGCGAGACCTCCTCCGTGGCTTCTTATTGTGTGAATGCCGAGATCTATCTCCTGCATCCTCCCTCTCTGCGGCTCTTGTTCCTGTTCAAAAACACACAATCAAGTTAGTCAGACTTTTGTAATATAATTGGATCAAAAAGGGATTTGTGTATAATACTACTTGAGGATTAGGGTTTGAAGTCTCTGTTAATAACGGAATGCGATTCATTCTCCAATCTCCCAGTTTCTCAGTATATTATCATTATTACTTTGTTATTACCACGACAAGACTTGCTCTATACATCCAGCCAGTTTTGTCTGTCTGATTCGCTGTGCTAAGCACACTGTTCCATTAACTAGATTTTCGTTGACTTTAACCTAACTtagcaagtttttttttttttttttttcttaacttagCAAGTtgacattttcttttcttttttttttgaaaagagaaGACAAACAGAGAGGAGAGTGTCGATAAGGTTTACCTGAGTATTTCCCCAGAACTTGAGAGGAGCGAAAAGCGATCCAAGTACCATCGGAACAATGAAGATTTTGATTACGCTTCTTCACTACGGAGATATCGAGGCTTACAAGCGCAGTGCGGAACGGAACCAAAAATAGAAGCTGAGAGTAgttgcagaagaagaagaagaagagggatGGGAATGGGAGTGAAGACGCGTTTTGTCTTTATTAAATTTAGCAACTTTTTGTCGGAAAACGTCGATAGAGGTGTTTGTCGTGTTTCTGCTGGACGGTTTACAGAAACAGGGGAGTTGATAgaacttcctcctcttcttcttcgtcgcgTTAGATTAAACGCAGTTTTCGTGTTTGACTTTTTGACTTCTCTTACCGGTCTAGTTCGGCCTTCTCTTCCACACCGCGTGGGTCCTACTTTtcttttaagaaatattttaaagcATATATGGGCCTGGGGCTGGGAATATCTATCTACATGGGCTTTTAATTAGCCGGATATGTGGGCCTTTTATCCCTCTTTGCCTTGTGGGACAACACTCGCACCTACTTGACCGCACAGAGTTTGGAAGCATCCTCATAACATTTTCTTCAACTGCACTGAGAATCATTCGCAAATCACAACTACTAGGAAAAATTCAGATTCGATGCAAACTCTTCAGTCTCCTTTCCACTGATAttgttcttattattattataaattggTATATTCTAGATATCGCATTATCGGATATGGCACTGATTTTCTAGATAAATGCGAATATAAATCAGATTTCGTTTTAGTTAAGATCCCCCCCCAAGGGAGAGAATCTAAAATATCTTTTAGCTAAAAAGGAAATGAAGTAATCCAAAATTGGATCTCATTGATGGAGAAAGTAGAAATTACTGTTTGTGAGTGCCAAAAAGAGGATGAAGTCAAGTAATCAGGTAAAAAAAGTCACAAGTCTGTTTGGTTTTATTCTGGAGTACATTGCCAACTTGCTCTGACCTGAGTGatgctttgtttttattttagccTTGGGGTATTTCAAGAAATTGTTTCATTTCCCATTCCATCtctaattcttttaaaatattttttattcatttgtttTATTCAGACAAGTATAAAAAGAAATACAGTAAGTATTAAATAAATTgtctaattaaatatttaaacctCGATTTTCCTTATTTTCAAGTCTTCAGAAATTTCGAAACTTCCCTATTTGTTCTCTTAGATTAGCCGAAATATTTATTCCAAATTAAAACCTTTACTTAACTTTTTAAAGTTTAGCTAACTGTTTTGAAATCTCTCTCGTTGCCCAAATTTCCGTTTCAGTTTtatctgttttaaaaaaaaaattcccaaatactgaactgaaaattttaaagattatCACTAGAATTCTCAAATGATTAATTTCCTATTAAGGGGGATTTTATTCGTTTCTATCTTTAAAACAAATGTACaccaattaaaaattaaaagatttaCAAAACTGTCACTTTATGGTTAACTTTTTCCACATTCTTCGCATCTTCACCAGCCAGTAATCTCCATAATGTGTAGTATTTACTGCTTTGGAAAAGAATAGTAAAAATAACTATTCAAAGGCAGAAATAATGATGAGTAAAAAAATTGTAGATTATTTTGTCTGTGTGGAGTGAGTGAGTGGGTCCAGTAAGTGGTGGGCTTCTTCCTGGCCCACGCTTAAATTGGCGATACATATTTTCTTTGCATACATTATGAACTTCTTATACTTTACAGATTTTACCTGATTATTGCCTATGCCTTTGCACTCACGACTCAACAACACACCCGTTTTGTTTAGTGCcggaaaacataaagaaaacagTGAAGAATGCTTCTCAGTTCAGTCTGCAAAAACAATATTCATGTAATTCTTGTCTTGCTAATGGGAGAATGGTTTTAAAAGGTTTTCTATTTgaggtaaataaataaaattttaaggtttgtaaaaaagaagaagtcagTTCGAAGGTTTTGAACGACATCTCGGCCTCCGAGACACCAAAAATTTACAAGAAAACTGTAAAACGAATAATACTTAATAAGTACAAATAAAGTATAGAGTGAAGCTTGTTGCCAGCTAAAGTTAGCTGTTTATTTGTTGGACCTACCTTTactattctttttttgtttccttcatTTCTGCATTTcatttttgcttataacgtcgTTTAATCATATCATCACTCTGTAACGCACACACATTCACGTCTGTTTTGTATATTTGATTGTAAAATTCACTCACGTTATAGAAAGAAAAACGTCGATTCTATAAACCAGTCTTTATAGAAGGTGAATACACAAGTTTGTTTATTCTCTTCAACAATTAGATGTTCCAGTTTTGATCCAATTCAAGCTTAATTCATCATCTTATGTTTATGCAACTTTTCTTTAATTCTATTTATCTTATCGCCAAATGTTTTATTGATATATGAAGTGGATAagtcaattttttatttccatGAAATGTTAACGTGGTGGACCATCCACGAACTAGTTCTGTAATTGTATTTGTATGTGTAGATACATCCCGATCATTTTCCTTAAGAAATGAAAGGAAAGTATCTAACTATTTTTGGAATTTCAGACCTCACATCTCTGTCAAAAACAACCTCTTTTGGAAGCATATGTGATCTTATGGTTCGTTTGTATGAAATTAACGAAcgttagtttttcttttgacGAAAACGCAACGTTAGTTTTGAAATGGACGTTACTTGCTTTTTCTCAATATATGTTCATTgatgatatttatttacttatctTAAAAATTGTCGTAATCTTCTTCGCCCAGCGAATTAAATAATCAGGTCATGTATTATTATTGGCATAGCAAGAGAGTTGACCTGGTGAGAAAATATAGATGATAAACTTGATAGATCAAGTTTGACTAAaactcaaacaaaaataaattaatgggACACAAAATAATGCACATATAAGGTTTTAAGGAAGAACAAATTAAGCTGGATAATGAAATGTAATCTGCTAGATAATGAAATGTAATATGTTGGGGTTAGTTGTAACTATATTAAGTTTTGGTATTATTTGCAAGTTTGGGTTTGCTTTGGACATCTCTTATagtttcttaattaatcaaccaaCACCTACCTAACCCACCTTCTTttatttcaattaatataaaactataatcTATAGTTTTTATTGAAAAGCTCTATCCCCAAGCTGTATTGTGACATGATTTTAATATCCtcgtatattttttaatataaaaaatgggTATCATCATTCATCTTTGATTTCGGATGTGGTGATTCAGCTTAAACCCTACGTTCTTTATGtcatctttttttaaaaaagaaagaaagaaaacactcACGGATAAATGTGATACATAAGTAATAAAGGGGATTAAAGTGAAGGTGATTAAAATGGTGAGGGGTAAAGTGCA includes:
- the LOC106349443 gene encoding lipid phosphate phosphatase 1 translates to MVLGSLFAPLKFWGNTQEQEPQRGRMQEIDLGIHTIRSHGGGLASKHKHDWIILVILVAIEIGLQLISPFYRYVGKDMMTDLKYPFNDNTIPVWSVPIYAVLLPIIIFVCFYVKRTCVYDLHHSIIGLLFTVLITGIITDSIKLATGRPRPNFYWRCFPDGKELYDALGGVVCHGEPGEVKEGHKSFPSGHTSWSFAGLGFLSLYLSGKIKAFNREGHVAKLCIVFAPLLAACLVGISRVDDYWHHWQDVFAGGLIGLFVAAFCYRQFYPNPYHEEGWGPYAYFVAAQERGSQQNGDAMRTMSLQVEPTSLENMESGTSTAPR